A single region of the Gorilla gorilla gorilla isolate KB3781 chromosome 1, NHGRI_mGorGor1-v2.1_pri, whole genome shotgun sequence genome encodes:
- the CD101 gene encoding immunoglobulin superfamily member 2 — MLVTLLGRERTVLAQMAGISYVASFFLFLTKLSIGQREVTVQKGPLFRAEGYPVSIGCNVTGHQGPSEQHFQWSVYLPTNPTQEVQIISTKDAAFSYAVYTQRVRSGDIYVERVQGNSVLLHISKLQMKDAGEYECHTPNTDEKYYGSYSAKTNLIVIPDTLSATMSSQTLGKEEGEPLALTCEASKATAQHTHLSVTWYLTQDGGGSQATEIISLSKDFILVPGPLYTERFVASDVQLNKLGPTTFRLSIERLQSSDQGQLFCEATEWIQDPDETWMFITKKQTDQTTLRIQPAVKDFQVNITADSLFAEGKPLELVCLVVGSSRDPQLQGIWFFNGTEIAHIDAGGVLGLKNDYKERASQGELQVSKLGPKAFSLKIFSLGPEDEGAYRCVVAEVMKTRTGSWQVLQRKQSPDSHVHLRKPAARSVVVSTKNKQQVVWEGETLAFLCKAGGAESPLSVSWWHIPRDQTQPKFVAGMGQDGIVQLGASYGGPSYHGNTRLEKMDWATFQLEITFTAITDSGTYECRVSEKSRNQARDLSWTQKISVTVKSLESSLQVSLMSRQPQVMLTNTFDLSCVVRAGYSDLKVPLTVTWQFQPASSHIFHQLIRITHNGTIEWGNFLSQFQKKTKVSQSLFRSQLLVHDATEEETGVYQCEVEVYDRNSLYNNRPPRASAISHPLRIAVTLPESKLKVNSRSQVQELSINSNTDIECSILSRSNGNLQLAIIWYFSPVSTNASWLKILEMDQTNVIKTGDEFHTPQRKQKFHTEKISQDLFQLHILNVEDSDRGKYHCAVEEWLLSTNGTWHKLGEKKSGLTELKLKPTGSKVRVSKVYWTENVTEHREVAIRCSLESVGSSATLYSVMWYWNRENSGSKLLVHLQHDGLLEYGEEGLRRHLHCYRSSSTDFVLKLHQVEMEDAGMYWCRVAEWQLHGHPSKWINQASDESQRMALTVLPSEPTLPSRICSSAPLLYFLFICPFVLLLLLLISLLCLHWKARKLSTLRSNTRKEKALWVDLKEAGGVTANRREDEEEDEGN; from the exons ATGTTAGTGACACTATTGGGACGAGAAAGGACTGTGCTGGCCCAAATGGCAGGCATCTCATATGtggcatctttctttctctttctga CTAAGCTCAGCATTGGCCAGAGAGAAGTAACAGTTCAGAAAGGACCACTGTTTAGAGCTGAAGGTTACCCAGTCAGCATTGGCTGCAATGTAACTGGCCACCAGGGACCTTCTGAGCAGCATTTCCAGTGGTCTGTTTACCTGCCGACAAAcccgacccaggaagtccagatCATTAGCACCAAGGATGCTGCCTTCTCTTACGCAGTATATACGCAGCGGGTGCGAAGTGGAGACATCTACGTGGAGAGGGTCCAGGGCAACTCAGTCTTGTTGCACATCTCAAAACTCCAGATGAAGGATGCTGGCGAGTATGAGTGTCACACACCGAACACTGATGAGAAATACTATGGGAGTTACAGTGCAAAGACTAATCTAATTG TTATTCCAGATACCCTCTCTGCCACCATGAGTTCTCAGACTCTCGGTAAGGAGGAAGGTGAGCCATTAGCTCTCACCTGCGAGGCATCCAAAGCCACAGCCCAACATACTCACCTCTCTGTCACCTGGTACCTAACACAGGATGGAGGAGGAAGCCAAGCCACCGAGATTATTTCTCTCTCCAAAGATTTTATATTGGTCCCTGGGCCCTTGTACACAGAGCGTTTTGTAGCCAGTGATGTACAGCTCAACAAACTGGGGCCCACTACGTTCAGGCTGTCCATAGAGAGGCTCCAGTCCTCAGATCAGGGTCAGCTGTTCTGTGAGGCAACGGAATGGATTCAGGATCCAGATGAAACTTGGATGTTCATCACCAAAAAGCAGACCGATCAAACCACTCTGAGGATCCAGCCAGCAG TGAAAGATTTTCAAGTCAACATTACAGCTGACAGCTTGTTTGCTGAAGGGAAACCCTTAGAACTGGTTTGCCTGGTTGTAGGCAGTAGCCGTGACCCACAGCTTCAAGGCATTTGGTTCTTCAATGGGACTGAAATTGCTCACATTGATGCTGGTGGAGTCCTGGGCCTGAAGAATGACTACAAAGAGAGAGCAAGTCAAGGAGAGCTCCAGGTTTCAAAGTTAGGCCCCAAGGCTTTCTCTCTCAAGATCTTCTCTCTGGGCCCAGAGGATGAAGGCGCCTACAGATGTGTGGTAGCAGAGGTCATGAAAACACGCACAGGTTCCTGGCAGGTGCTTCAGAGAAAGCAGTCACCAGACAGCCACGTGCACCTGAGGAAGCCAGCAG CAAGAAGTGTGGTCGTGTCTACCAAGAACAAGCAGCAAGTTGTGTGGGAAGGAGAGACACTCGCCTTTCTCTGTAAGGCTGGTGGAGCTGAAAGTCCCCTGTCTGTGAGCTGGTGGCACATCCCACGGGACCAGACACAGCCCAAGTTTGTGGCTGGCATGGGGCAGGATGGCATTGTGCAGCTGGGTGCCTCCTATGGGGGACCCAGTTACCATGGCAACACAAGGCTGGAGAAAATGGACTGGGCCACCTTCCAGCTGGAGATCACCTTCACTGCCATCACAGACAGTGGCACATATGAGTGCAGAGTATCTGAGAAGTCCCGGAACCAGGCCAGAGATCTGAGCTGGACTCAGAAGATTTCAGTTACTGTAAAGTCTCTGG AGTCAAGTTTACAAGTTAGTCTGATGAGCCGTCAGCCGCAAGTGATGTTAACCAACACCTTTGACCTGTCCTGTGTCGTGAGGGCCGGTTACTCTGACCTCAAGGTGCCACTCACTGTGACGTGGCAGTTCCAGCCAGCTAGCTCTCACATCTTCCACCAGCTTATTCGAATCACCCACAATGGCACTATTGAATGGGGGAATTTCCTATCCCAGTTCCAAAAGAAGACGAAAGTGTCGCAGTCTTTATTTCGTTCACAACTCCTAGTCCATGATGCCACTGAGGAAGAGACAGGAGTGTATCAGTGTGAAGTAGAAGTTTATGACAGAAATTCCCTATACAACAACCGCCCCCCGAGGGCTTCTGCCATCTCTCACCCACTGAGGATAGCCGTCACTTTACCAG agagcAAGCTAAAAGTGAATTCAAGGAGTCAAGTCCAAGAGCTCTCCATCAACTCCAACACTGATATAGAATGTAGCATCTTGTCCCGGTCCAATGGAAACCTTCAGTTAGCCATTATTTGGTATTTTTCTCCTGTTTCCACTAATGCCTCCTGGCTAAAGATCCTGGAgatggaccaaaccaatgttatAAAAACTGGGGATGAGTTTCACACcccacagagaaaacaaaaatttcataCTGAGAAGATTTCCCAAGACTTATTTCAGCTGCACATTCTGAATGTGGAAGACAGCGATCGGGGCAAATATCACTGTGCTGTGGAGGAATGGCTCCTGTCTACAAATGGCACTTGGCACAAGCTTGGAGAAAAGAAGTCAGGACTAACAGAATTGAAACTCAAGCCCACAG GAAGTAAGGTACGTGTCTCCAAAGTGTACTGGACCGAAAATGTGACTGAGCACAGAGAAGTGGCCATCCGCTGCAGCCTGGAGAGTGTAGGCAGCTCAGCCACTCTGTACTCTGTGATGTGGTACTGGAACAGAGAAAACTCTGGAAGTAAATTGCTGGTGCACTTGCAACATGATGGCTTGCTGGAGTATGGGGAAGAGGGGCTCAGGAGGCACCTGCACTGTTACCGTTCATCCTCTACAGACTTTGTCCTGAAGCTTCATCaggtggagatggaggatgcaGGAATGTACTGGTGTAGGGTGGCAGAGTGGCAGCTCCATGGACACCCAAGCAAGTGGATTAATCAAGCATCCGATGAGTCACAGCGGATGGCGCTCACGGTGCTGCCTTCAG